Within the Miscanthus floridulus cultivar M001 chromosome 2, ASM1932011v1, whole genome shotgun sequence genome, the region cacaccatccgagccagacgcgtaaatacaaatttactcgtcggtggtccgaaaacaccgacaatacTATTAACGGATATTGTTGCCTACCACTCTGGACAAATATTGTCATTAAATACTATAACAAATCCAAAAACTCAACATCTTTAGGGCGTCCGCAATGATGCTAGGTACGTAGCTAGCTTACGTGGATGTGAGAGACAAAAGTAAAACTATTTTATACATTCTTATTTTATATGTATTGTTGGACTCATATGTTTATCTCTTAAATTCTTGGACTACGTGAAATAGATTAGTTATTTATTTATCGTTAGTGACTATTCTCTCTTTTACTTTTTTTCTCTGTTCATGTCAGAATAGCCGGTCAAATAGCTAGCTGTTGGGACGCCTCGAAAGATTTACCTGTCAGATCTTACCACTAACAAGATCATAAGTACTAGCTGAACAAGCAACGCATCGCATATTTTCTTTCTCGTGGAGTAGGTAGGTGACAACCAGATGATTTCTAGCTCAGTTTCACAGTTTGTCACCTAGATTTTCCGACCCATCCGTACAGTGCAAtttatttgaatttatgaaaACAGGACCATTTACTAAAATAAAAATCTGCAGATAGGGATTGCGCCTTGCTAAGTTGGAGCCTCCAGCTAAACTCCAGTACCTACAAGTTGCAATGAGCAGCAACTCGATCCGCacatcatcacaagtttcaaaGGGAAGTTTTGCACCAGCAAAACTAATAAGACTGGAATTTCGCAGCATCCTACATTCCTACTGGAATATGAGAAACCATCCAGTGGCTTCCTATTACAGACTGCACAACTGTTGTTCCTAGGACTTGGAGACATAGGGAAGTGGAGCTGATTACAAGTAGCTGAGCAAGTCCACTCAGCCCAAAGGTAATTGAGGAAATGGAATACACCgggcagaaaaaaaaaacagtcgtCTAATTACAGAGAGACCACAAGAGTAGGCGGTGCATTTTACCCCAGAAACCTAGAtagcctcttcctcttcttgctcttctttggGGTCAAGTCCTTCTGCAAACTGCCGTTAGAATGAGGAAGAAGTAACGGTCTTGTACCCTTGGCGGCTACTCTTCTCCCTCTCTTTTTTGTCCATTGAATCGGCAATTTCCCTGCAACTTGGGCAATACCACCGGAGGTGGCAAGCTCAGCTACATGTTTGATCTTCTCCTGCATCTGCATGACCCATGCTACCGAGAGGTCGAGCGAGAACGAATCATCCAATGGTTTTTGCCACAGATCAAGCAGGACATGCTGAAAAGACTGGAAAGACAACGAGGGCTGAAAATCTTTGCGTGCTCCGCACATCATGTTGACCTTTAGCACATGCTTGCATAGGTTACCATGCATTGACCATGAGCAGTCGCAGAGAGAGAATTCAGAACCGGGATTCCATACAGTCCGCGTCTGACTGGTATCCTTCTGGCTGACCACTCTGGTTAAAAGAGGCTCTTTGTCATAAAAGGTAACAGCATCATCAGGTATCTGCAATGCCCTTTGCCATGACGTGGATGCGATATAGTCTGCTTTCACCTCTGGAAATGATCCGCTTTCGTCTGCAAATAAGTTGATCCAGCAGCTCGAATGCAGCTCTGTTGTGAGCTTATGCACTAACCAGTCCACTCGTTGAAGAGCATCCAGCTGCACATCATCGTATGCTTTTACCTTCAGCTTCAGATGGTAACCTTCAATGGCACCGCATGATTCCTGACTTGCTAATGGCAGATTTCTGATATAGTCAATCCACATCTCTATCAAGAAGGAATATCATTAGCATGTACAAGAGGGATTTGCATGACAAGCTATATTACTAAATTACTGGTTGAAATTCTTACCCAATTTGGGAACCCAAAATGATTTGAAATATTTTATGAACGTTGTTTGatcaacaaagtcatgaaacaacTGCCCTAGGGCATCCATGGGATTCTTCTCACTCCAGATACTGTATATGATTTTGCCAAGTTGGATAAAAATTTCCCGCTGCACCTCAACATTGCCGCATTTCTTGATTACATTTTTAAGCCAGGTTCTTCTGATGTGCCACATAGAGAACAAAACTGGGCAGGCGAATACCTCCCTGGAACAAGGGCAACAAACTATTGTAGCAACGACACATTTACCTCAATGGGAATGCACAGCTGTCTACAGCTTAAATGATTAAGGGTTGATAGCCACTACTAAAGTTACAAACCAGTGTCATACCTGATTGGACCCAGctctgaagccggatcgccaatgaTAAAACCACCAATTCTCCAGGTGGAATCTATAGAATGTATTCGATCAGTAAGTGCCCTCATCCATTTCAGTGTGTCGTTGTTAGTAACTGAGCGGGTTATGACCCATGCAATAGGAAGAGCATGCTGCCTTGAGTCAAATACAAGGAGCGTGTGCAATGGATACTGCCACGGCGAGTAAAATGTCAAACAAAACATGAAACATGTCCTTACTGATAGAATTAGACATTTCAATCAAAATTTAGAAAACTGATCTGAAATTATATATTTATTTACATAGCTATTCGAAATGGAGGCAAGGAAGATACCTTTAGCTTGCTTACACCAAATGAGGAATGAGAAGCCAAAAGACTCTGATGACCAAAGCGCATCATTTGCTGCAATTGCCATTCTGTCTGAATCCCCAGAATGAAGGCATCTGCCTCAGTTGAATCCTGGTAGAAGAATACAGATTTCTTATTCCTGTCGACCCACATCCTGGTGCTAGC harbors:
- the LOC136537586 gene encoding uncharacterized protein; the protein is MGQETEVAEKEVVHSVSDLPVQDPPGEEFSAADLTWVKYASPEHHREDVALIPYDRMEAFIGGESNNPECPTRFHIERGRKRERGSLREYRSDEYLLYRMYWCSFGPENYGEGGTILPSRKYRLNTRNRAARPQSMRGCTCHFTIKRLYARPSLLLIVYHERLHVNKSGFICHGPLDRDAIGPRARKMPYIGSEIQQQTMSLIYLGVPEENILQTHIEGIQRYCSADAQVDNLASQYVQKLGMIIKRSTHELDLDDQASTRMWVDRNKKSVFFYQDSTEADAFILGIQTEWQLQQMMRFGHQSLLASHSSFGVSKLKYPLHTLLVFDSRQHALPIAWVITRSVTNNDTLKWMRALTDRIHSIDSTWRIGGFIIGDPASELGPIREVFACPVLFSMWHIRRTWLKNVIKKCGNVEVQREIFIQLGKIIYSIWSEKNPMDALGQLFHDFVDQTTFIKYFKSFWVPKLEMWIDYIRNLPLASQESCGAIEGYHLKLKVKAYDDVQLDALQRVDWLVHKLTTELHSSCWINLFADESGSFPEVKADYIASTSWQRALQIPDDAVTFYDKEPLLTRVVSQKDTSQTRTVWNPGSEFSLCDCSWSMHGNLCKHVLKVNMMCGARKDFQPSLSFQSFQHVLLDLWQKPLDDSFSLDLSVAWVMQMQEKIKHVAELATSGGIAQVAGKLPIQWTKKRGRRVAAKGTRPLLLPHSNGSLQKDLTPKKSKKRKRLSRFLG